From the genome of bacterium:
GTTCTAAAAAGGCTTTTTCTAAGGTTGTTTCATCGTACTGTTCTGACTTTTTGAAATTTTCAAATTCTTTTCTCACATAACCGAGATAATTCCAGGCCAGGTTTTCTTCATCTTCCCCTATCCAAGTAGAGAAGTCGGCATTTATCCAGGAACCGGCGTGGAGATGGGTAATCACTCTTTTAGGTGGAAATTGTTTTATAAAATCTGTGGGAGTGGTAGTTATAATCCAGTCCGCCTCACTGAGCTGGGAGTAAAGAGAATGGAAAAATTCCTTTGCGTCATTTTTATACCATTCCCAGGCGTTTTCGCCGTCAAGAATTACGGTAACCAGATGAGGTTCGGGATCCTTTGCAAATTTGGTGTGAATTTCGTAAAGCCTAAGAATGAAGTCGTTGGCGCCCTGAACACCTGAGTAGGATTTGTACCTGAAACCTATTCTGTCAGAGAGGTCGGTGTCTCTGAATACCATATAAATTGTGTCTTTTCCATTGACCACAGCGTAGGGTCTGTAAAGGTCATCATCGCCGAAATCTGCTTTTTTAAGAGAACGGGCGAGGACGTGGCCATCGGAACACATCCATGTAAACCCGCTTTGTCTGACGATGGGTACAATATCATGGGACACGGAACCTTCCGCAGGCCACATGCCTACGGGTTCTTTGCCAAAGATATCTTTATACTTAATTACCGCCCGTTTCACGTGCCATATTGCATCTTCAGGCCATGAAAATCTTTCGGGAAGTTTTGCGTTAGGCATTGCTTCTCGTGCCGATTCGGTGTCGTAAATAAGTGGTAATATTGGATGGTAGTAGGGGGTAGTTATAACTTCAATTTGGCCCCTGGAAAGCAGATCTTTATGGACGGGAATTATTGCTTTTAAGATCTTCATCTGTATGTCGAGAATTTCTTTTTTATCCTGCTCAGTGAAATTCTGGCCTTTTTCAACAAATTTTTTAACACTTACCTTCTCTCCTGTAGGCAATTCTACTTCACCGTTTCGAAAATCAGGATCAAACCAGCAGAGGTTAAAGTAGACCTGAAGGTCTCTGAAATCCTGAGTGGTGTATCTCCTGATTGATTCATCAAAGTTTATTGTTCCATCTGGATTCCAGACCCTTTTTGTTCTAAGCTCCTTGTACCTGGGGAAGATATCAATCATATTATCCCAGCTTGCACTGAAAAAGTTAGCAAGGAGATACTTTTTATCTTCATAAGTAAGTGAGTCCGCATTTTTCAATGTCATCCTGAAGTCCACATCGGGAGACTTTCCCTCTTCGTACAATTTTATGGCGTCCTCAAGCTGCATGAGTAAAACCGGTGTGAGATTGATGGTGAATCTAATCTTTGGGTAATTATAAAGAATTGCTGCCATATCGTAATAGTCTTTTATACCGTGCAGTCTAACCCATGGTGCAAAAGACTCTCCTGTCTTAAGATCCTTGTAGTAACGCGGTTGGTGTTGATGCCAGACAATTGCAAGGTAAATGGGAGTTCCCTGTTTTTTAAGTGATTTAATTACCGGTTCTTGGGGAAGAGTTGTGGGCCCCACAGCCTCAAGCAGAATTTTGCCATCGTCGGTAAGTTTGAAAGCAGAATTAAATCCTCCAAAACCATCATCTACCTTTGCCGGGTTTGTGGGATCTTCTTGCCATTTTACTCCATCTATAACAAATTTATATTGATAGTTTCCAGGAATGAGTTTTATTTTTACGCTCCAGATTCCTTTCTCGTCTTTGGTCATTGGCAATCCCGTAGGTGCCCAGTTATTAAAAGTACCGGCAAGATAAACTGCCTGAGCATCAGGGGCATAGAATCTGAATAAAATTCCTTCTGGAGTATATTCAGGGCCTTTCCAGTCAAATTTGGCTTCAGTTTCCACAGGTTTTGTAGATGCAGGTGAGTAGAGAAGCTTACCGTCTGGAGTCAGTTCAAATTGAGAATTGAACCCGCCGAATCCATCAGG
Proteins encoded in this window:
- a CDS encoding glucodextranase DOMON-like domain-containing protein, which gives rise to MRLIKILLLILSSGLLIAGVEFEDGKVVFSLKDPQAKDVVVTGTFSNWSPAGIKMAQRDNIWTAKIELKPGTYEYKFIIDGVWKEDPDNPWKVPDGFGGSNSKFTLTDKGEILFTENPQLSVSALKSLEYIDGKVIFRFYDKEAKEVYLAGTFNNWSPNALKMENKGTYFETSLELKPGVYEYKFVVNGNTWKEDPFNARKVPDGFGGFNSQFELTPDGKLLYSPASTKPVETEAKFDWKGPEYTPEGILFRFYAPDAQAVYLAGTFNNWAPTGLPMTKDEKGIWSVKIKLIPGNYQYKFVIDGVKWQEDPTNPAKVDDGFGGFNSAFKLTDDGKILLEAVGPTTLPQEPVIKSLKKQGTPIYLAIVWHQHQPRYYKDLKTGESFAPWVRLHGIKDYYDMAAILYNYPKIRFTINLTPVLLMQLEDAIKLYEEGKSPDVDFRMTLKNADSLTYEDKKYLLANFFSASWDNMIDIFPRYKELRTKRVWNPDGTINFDESIRRYTTQDFRDLQVYFNLCWFDPDFRNGEVELPTGEKVSVKKFVEKGQNFTEQDKKEILDIQMKILKAIIPVHKDLLSRGQIEVITTPYYHPILPLIYDTESAREAMPNAKLPERFSWPEDAIWHVKRAVIKYKDIFGKEPVGMWPAEGSVSHDIVPIVRQSGFTWMCSDGHVLARSLKKADFGDDDLYRPYAVVNGKDTIYMVFRDTDLSDRIGFRYKSYSGVQGANDFILRLYEIHTKFAKDPEPHLVTVILDGENAWEWYKNDAKEFFHSLYSQLSEADWIITTTPTDFIKQFPPKRVITHLHAGSWINADFSTWIGEDEENLAWNYLGYVRKEFENFKKSEQYDETTLEKAFLELASAEGSDWFWFFGADQSAGDDRWTDIMFRRTLKNVYEILGKPYPDFLDKSILEEARKTSYSASVMAKSDPRISAKEIYKIKDVEGDDYGPGYYLYPSNGVFKKGIFDIKGLEIFETDKSYIFSIKVGELDNPWNAPYGFSQQIFFLYIDNRDGGKTDPIKPSLNYQIENQWDVAIMVSGWDNACGVYNTSMELLEVPDIYVDYENREVVFAVSKKFTGDLKGARISLTGYSYDGYGKESLRTLQSARGEWEFGGAKSTSAPKVIDLLHPDRGVQEKALSSYERGETVRIPFLNVK